From Paenibacillus sp. FSL H8-0537:
GACCGACGAGGTAGCAGCAAGCGATGTTGGAGCGATGTCCATTATTGATGGTGTCGAACGCAAGCTGGTTGTGGATGAATGCAAAGCGATGGAGCTGGAGGGCCGCCAGGTTTGGGTATCCTGCTATAATACGCCTACTCAAACCGCGATTTCCGGGGAAAGCGATGCGGTTATGGAGCTGGAGGACAGGCTCGCGAATCATGGCGGACTGGCAACGCCGCTGCTTGCCAGCGCTCCGTTCCACTGCAGCTTTATGCAGCCGATGGCCGACCAATTATTGGACAAATTGTCGGGGCTGGAATACGGTTTCTTCAAATATCCGGTCATTACGAACCGCAATGCCGAGCCGATGGCGCATTCGGAGAAAGTGGCGCAAAATCTTGCGCTGCATATAACTAGCCCGGTACAATGGGAGCGTACGATGCAATATTTTAAACATAAAGGCGTTACGCTTACGGTCGAAATGGGACCTAAAAACGTATTGACCAATATGGTGAAGGCGAATGTGGAAGGTATTGAAGCGCTCTGCTATGGCACGAAGGAGGATCGCAAAAAAATCGAGCAAATTTTAGCGGCTTATCCGGGCCTCAGAAAGCATATTCCAACTATTATTACGCGCAGCTTGGCGGTGGCAGTAGCTACCCTCAACCAAAACTGGGATAATGAGGAGTATCAGGAGAAGGTTGTGAAGTCGTATCGCAAAATTCAGGAGATTCAGGATCGTCTTGAGGAG
This genomic window contains:
- the fabD gene encoding ACP S-malonyltransferase, with translation MEKMAFLFPGQGSHFVGMSKGLYDQYAIVKQTFEEANEVLGYDLAKLCFEGSLAELSKAKNAQPAILVSSVASFRVYMQEIGIVPQFLAGHSLGEYAAFTCAGAIRFADAVKLLHERGKLTDEVAASDVGAMSIIDGVERKLVVDECKAMELEGRQVWVSCYNTPTQTAISGESDAVMELEDRLANHGGLATPLLASAPFHCSFMQPMADQLLDKLSGLEYGFFKYPVITNRNAEPMAHSEKVAQNLALHITSPVQWERTMQYFKHKGVTLTVEMGPKNVLTNMVKANVEGIEALCYGTKEDRKKIEQILAAYPGLRKHIPTIITRSLAVAVATLNQNWDNEEYQEKVVKSYRKIQEIQDRLEETGEKPTLEQMRTALDLLKIILDTKKVSVEEQTRWLHQIIDETGMYYELNDYLAPSRLAEKISR